A DNA window from Altererythrobacter sp. B11 contains the following coding sequences:
- a CDS encoding F0F1 ATP synthase subunit delta, producing MELSAGIQASLAGRYASALFDLASEAGIVSAVEADLDKLSESLADSAELRALIRNPEISRAQLGKVLAGIGEYLDLSALTRKFLGVLAGNRRAGELPGIIRAFHAIAAAQRGEVNAEVASAHPLSAEQLGELERKLRAREGRTVKLKSRVDPDLLGGLVVTIGSKRIDSSIRTRLNSLAQAMKG from the coding sequence GTGGAGCTTTCCGCCGGTATTCAGGCAAGCCTAGCCGGGCGTTACGCATCGGCCCTGTTCGACCTCGCAAGCGAGGCGGGCATCGTTTCTGCAGTCGAGGCTGATCTCGACAAGCTCTCGGAATCGCTCGCCGATTCGGCGGAGCTGCGGGCGCTGATCCGCAATCCGGAGATCAGCCGCGCACAGCTCGGCAAAGTGCTGGCCGGGATCGGCGAGTATCTCGATCTGTCGGCTCTCACCCGCAAGTTCCTGGGCGTGCTCGCCGGCAATCGCCGGGCGGGTGAACTGCCCGGCATCATCCGCGCCTTCCACGCAATCGCTGCCGCGCAGCGCGGGGAAGTGAATGCGGAAGTGGCCAGCGCCCACCCGCTCAGCGCCGAACAGCTGGGCGAGCTGGAGCGCAAGCTGCGTGCCCGCGAAGGCCGCACGGTCAAGCTCAAGTCCCGCGTCGATCCCGACCTGCTCGGCGGGCTCGTCGTCACCATCGGTTCCAAGCGGATCGACAGTTCGATCCGCACCCGTCTCAATTCTCTCGCCCAGGCCATGAAGGGCTGA
- a CDS encoding NAD(P)H-binding protein, protein MSDPRRVLLVGATGLVGGCVMEQAVAMPDLRLVALARREQPLPRGGRMEMLVAPDTSWTQAIAAIAPEAVVCALGTTWRQAGRDEQAFRAVDHDLVLAVARAARDAGASQFVLISSVGADRAARQLYLRTKAEVEDALTRLRFRRLDILRPGLLRGARSGETRWLERLGGVVSPLADLLMQGSRRKYRSVTARNVAGAALGCLRQRAAGRFVHEHDAICRLAIQKDNGR, encoded by the coding sequence ATGTCTGACCCGCGGCGGGTGCTGCTGGTCGGGGCGACCGGGCTGGTGGGCGGCTGCGTGATGGAGCAGGCGGTCGCCATGCCCGACCTCCGGCTGGTGGCCCTCGCCCGGCGCGAACAGCCGCTGCCGCGCGGGGGGCGGATGGAGATGCTGGTCGCGCCCGACACCTCTTGGACGCAGGCCATCGCCGCCATCGCGCCCGAGGCGGTGGTCTGCGCGCTCGGCACCACCTGGCGGCAGGCGGGCCGGGACGAGCAGGCTTTCCGCGCGGTGGACCACGATCTGGTGCTCGCCGTCGCCCGCGCGGCGCGCGACGCGGGGGCGAGCCAGTTCGTGCTGATCTCCTCCGTGGGCGCGGATCGTGCCGCAAGGCAGCTCTATCTGCGCACCAAGGCCGAGGTAGAAGATGCCCTCACTCGCCTACGCTTCCGCCGGCTCGACATCCTGCGCCCCGGCCTGCTGCGCGGTGCGCGAAGCGGGGAAACCCGCTGGCTGGAGCGATTGGGCGGAGTGGTGAGCCCGCTGGCCGACCTGCTGATGCAGGGGAGCCGCCGCAAGTACCGCTCCGTAACGGCACGCAATGTCGCCGGTGCCGCGCTGGGCTGCCTGCGGCAGCGGGCAGCGGGGCGCTTCGTGCATGAGCATGATGCGATCTGCCGTCTCGCCATCCAGAAGGACAACGGCCGATGA
- a CDS encoding CpaF family protein: MSAFGRKNGVSGMMPGARPSFGVARPMKGPTPPSRDASGSASDDQFPPIPSDVPAPSQGGRNGDAMARLADRANAVNESQSEVGGFEASVHKIKEQVLPRLLERVDPEAAATLSKEELSEEFRPIIMEVLTELKVTLNRREQFALEKVLIDELLGFGPLEELLSDPEVSDIMVNGPDQTYIEKKGKLQIAPIKFRDEQHLFQIAQRIVNQVGRRVDQTTPLADARLKDGSRVNVIVPPLSLRGTAISIRKFSEKPITLDMLRDFGSMDDAMCTALKIAGASRMNIVISGGTGSGKTTMLNALSKMIDPGERVLTIEDAAELRLQQPHWLPLETRPPNLEGQGAITIGDLVKNALRMRPDRIILGEIRGAECFDLLAAMNTGHDGSMCTLHANSPRECLGRMENMIMMGDIKIPKEAISRQIAESVDLIVQVKRLRDGSRRTTNITEVIGMEGDVIVTQELFNFEYLDESEDGKILGEFRSSGLRPYTLEKARQYGFDQAYLEACL, translated from the coding sequence ATGAGCGCTTTTGGACGCAAGAACGGAGTGAGCGGGATGATGCCAGGGGCACGCCCGAGCTTCGGCGTGGCGCGGCCGATGAAAGGTCCCACTCCCCCGTCGCGCGACGCCAGCGGATCCGCCTCGGACGATCAGTTTCCCCCGATTCCCTCCGATGTGCCCGCACCCTCGCAGGGCGGGCGCAACGGCGATGCCATGGCGCGCCTGGCGGACCGCGCCAATGCGGTGAACGAATCGCAATCCGAGGTCGGGGGCTTCGAGGCCAGCGTCCACAAGATCAAGGAACAGGTGTTGCCGCGCCTGCTCGAACGCGTGGACCCCGAGGCGGCGGCGACGCTTTCCAAGGAAGAGCTGTCGGAAGAATTCCGCCCGATCATCATGGAAGTGCTGACGGAGCTCAAGGTCACGCTCAACCGGCGCGAGCAGTTCGCTCTGGAAAAGGTGCTGATCGACGAATTGCTCGGCTTCGGCCCGCTGGAGGAGCTGCTGAGCGACCCCGAAGTGTCCGACATCATGGTCAATGGCCCAGACCAGACCTACATCGAAAAGAAGGGCAAGCTGCAGATCGCCCCGATCAAGTTCCGCGACGAGCAGCACCTGTTCCAGATCGCCCAGCGCATCGTGAACCAGGTGGGCCGCCGTGTGGACCAGACGACGCCGCTGGCCGACGCACGCCTGAAGGACGGCAGCCGCGTGAACGTGATCGTGCCGCCGCTCAGCCTGCGCGGCACCGCGATCTCCATTCGTAAGTTCTCCGAAAAGCCGATCACGCTGGATATGCTGCGCGATTTCGGTTCGATGGACGATGCGATGTGCACGGCGCTGAAAATCGCCGGCGCCAGCCGCATGAACATCGTCATCTCCGGCGGCACGGGCTCCGGCAAGACGACCATGCTCAACGCCTTGTCCAAGATGATCGACCCGGGCGAGCGCGTGCTGACGATCGAGGACGCGGCCGAACTGCGGCTGCAGCAGCCGCACTGGCTGCCGCTGGAAACCCGCCCGCCGAACCTGGAAGGCCAGGGCGCCATCACCATCGGCGATCTGGTGAAGAACGCGCTGCGTATGCGCCCGGACCGGATCATCCTGGGCGAAATCCGCGGCGCAGAATGCTTCGACCTGCTGGCGGCGATGAACACCGGCCACGACGGCTCGATGTGTACGCTCCACGCCAACAGCCCGCGCGAATGCCTGGGCCGTATGGAAAACATGATCATGATGGGTGACATCAAGATCCCGAAGGAAGCGATCAGCCGCCAGATTGCCGAATCGGTGGACCTGATCGTGCAGGTGAAGCGCCTGCGCGACGGTTCGCGGCGCACCACCAACATCACCGAGGTAATCGGCATGGAAGGCGATGTGATCGTCACCCAGGAGCTGTTCAACTTCGAATATCTCGACGAGAGCGAGGACGGGAAGATCCTGGGCGAGTTCCGGAGTTCCGGCCTGCGCCCCTATACGCTGGAAAAGGCCCGGCAGTACGGCTTCGACCAGGCCTATCTGGAGGCCTGCCTCTAA
- a CDS encoding ATP synthase F1 subunit epsilon — protein MALHFELVTPAKLVRSEEVHMVVVPGSEGEFGVLEGHAPFMSTIRDGAVQVFRTAGAAPEVIEVRGGFAEVGDSGLTILAEHVEG, from the coding sequence ATGGCACTGCATTTCGAACTGGTGACCCCGGCCAAGCTGGTCCGCTCCGAAGAGGTCCACATGGTGGTCGTCCCCGGCAGCGAGGGCGAGTTCGGCGTGCTGGAGGGCCACGCCCCCTTCATGTCGACGATCCGCGATGGCGCGGTGCAGGTGTTCCGCACCGCAGGCGCCGCGCCCGAAGTGATCGAGGTCCGCGGCGGCTTTGCCGAAGTGGGCGATAGCGGCCTCACCATCCTCGCCGAACACGTCGAGGGCTGA
- a CDS encoding F0F1 ATP synthase subunit gamma, which produces MASLKELKGRINSVKSTQKITKAKQMVAAAKLRKAQAAAEAARPYAERLAGVMASLAGKVAGQDNAPLLLKGTGSDQRHLLVVVNTDKGLCGGLNSNIVRAALRKARELVNAGKSVEFYLVGRKGRAPIKRAMPEKVGHHFDTSEVRNPGFEEAEAIASELVTMFEAGKFDVAHLVYPIFKSALVQDPTVQQILPVPAPTAVADTGGAVVEYEPGEEEILEDLLPRYLKTQIFGALLEVSASEQGASMTAMDNATRNAGELIQKLTIQYNRSRQAAITTELIEIIAGAEAL; this is translated from the coding sequence GTGGCAAGTCTCAAGGAACTCAAAGGTCGGATCAACTCGGTCAAGTCGACCCAGAAGATCACCAAGGCCAAGCAGATGGTTGCGGCGGCAAAACTGCGCAAGGCGCAGGCCGCCGCCGAAGCTGCACGCCCCTATGCCGAACGGCTGGCGGGCGTGATGGCCAGCCTCGCCGGCAAGGTAGCGGGGCAGGACAATGCTCCGCTGCTGCTCAAGGGCACCGGGTCGGATCAGCGCCACCTGCTGGTGGTGGTGAACACCGACAAGGGCCTGTGCGGCGGCCTCAACTCCAACATCGTCCGCGCGGCGCTGCGCAAGGCGCGCGAGTTGGTGAATGCGGGCAAGAGCGTGGAGTTCTATCTTGTTGGTCGCAAGGGCCGCGCACCCATCAAGCGCGCCATGCCCGAAAAGGTCGGCCATCACTTCGACACGTCGGAGGTTCGCAATCCCGGTTTCGAGGAAGCCGAAGCGATCGCAAGCGAGCTCGTGACGATGTTCGAAGCCGGCAAGTTCGATGTTGCCCATCTCGTCTATCCGATCTTCAAGTCGGCGCTGGTGCAGGATCCGACGGTGCAGCAGATCCTGCCCGTCCCCGCCCCGACCGCGGTTGCCGACACCGGCGGCGCGGTGGTGGAATATGAACCGGGCGAGGAGGAAATCCTCGAAGACCTGCTGCCCCGCTATCTGAAGACGCAGATCTTCGGCGCGCTGCTCGAAGTCTCCGCCTCGGAACAGGGCGCCTCGATGACGGCGATGGACAACGCCACGCGCAACGCGGGCGAGCTGATCCAGAAGCTGACCATCCAGTACAACCGCAGCCGCCAGGCCGCGATCACCACCGAACTCATCGAAATTATTGCTGGCGCAGAAGCGCTCTAA
- a CDS encoding HNH endonuclease — protein MTSGAEDGTCWLCGRPLGRRVQAHHAVPKAKGGRETVPVHPICHRAIHASFTNAELARLGGSRDRLIEREALARFVQWVADKPPDFHAPTRKPR, from the coding sequence ATGACGAGCGGCGCTGAAGATGGAACCTGCTGGCTCTGCGGCCGACCGCTGGGGCGGCGCGTGCAGGCGCATCATGCGGTGCCCAAGGCCAAGGGGGGACGGGAAACCGTGCCGGTGCATCCCATCTGCCACCGCGCGATCCATGCCAGTTTCACGAATGCGGAACTGGCGCGCCTGGGAGGCTCCCGCGACCGGCTGATCGAGCGGGAAGCGCTGGCGCGGTTCGTGCAGTGGGTGGCGGACAAGCCGCCCGACTTTCACGCCCCCACGCGCAAGCCGCGTTAG
- the atpA gene encoding F0F1 ATP synthase subunit alpha: protein MEIRAAEISKVIKDQIANFGTQAEESEVGSVLSVGDGIARIHGLDKVQAGEMVEFANGVQGMALNLEADNVGVVIFGSDAEIREGDSVKRTGTIVDVPVGKGLLGRVVDALGNPIDGKGPIQADRRARVEAKAPGIIPRKSVHEPVQTGLKAIDALVPVGRGQRELIIGDRQTGKTAVAIDTFINQKGVNAGDDESKKLYCIYVAVGQKRSTVAQIVRQLEENGAMEYSIVVAATASEPAPLQYLAPYTGAAMGEFFRDNGMHAVIVYDDLSKQAVAYRQMSLLLRRPPGREAYPGDVFYLHSRLLERAAKMSDEMGAGSLTALPIIETQAGDVSAYIPTNVISITDGQIFLETNLFYQGIRPAINVGLSVSRVGGSAQTKAMKKVAGSIKLELAQYREMAAFAQFGSDLDAATQKLLNRGARLTELLKQKQFSPMPFEEQVLSIYAGTNGYLDSVPVNQVTDYEQAMLSFMRSEHADILGEIRSTQKFEGEVAEKTKAALDTFAKQFA, encoded by the coding sequence ATGGAAATCCGCGCCGCAGAAATCTCGAAGGTCATCAAGGACCAGATCGCCAATTTCGGCACCCAGGCTGAAGAAAGCGAAGTCGGCTCCGTCCTCAGCGTGGGTGATGGCATCGCCCGCATCCACGGCCTCGACAAGGTCCAGGCCGGCGAAATGGTCGAATTCGCCAACGGCGTTCAGGGCATGGCGCTGAACCTCGAAGCCGACAATGTCGGCGTCGTGATCTTCGGCTCCGACGCCGAAATCCGCGAAGGCGACAGCGTCAAGCGCACCGGCACCATCGTGGACGTTCCCGTGGGCAAGGGCCTGCTCGGCCGCGTGGTCGACGCGCTCGGCAACCCGATCGACGGCAAGGGCCCCATCCAGGCCGACCGGCGTGCCCGCGTGGAAGCCAAGGCCCCCGGCATCATCCCGCGCAAGAGCGTGCACGAGCCGGTGCAGACCGGCCTCAAGGCGATCGACGCGCTGGTGCCCGTCGGCCGCGGCCAGCGCGAACTGATCATCGGTGACCGCCAGACCGGCAAGACCGCCGTCGCCATCGACACCTTCATCAACCAGAAGGGCGTCAACGCGGGCGATGACGAGAGCAAGAAGCTCTACTGCATCTATGTCGCTGTCGGCCAGAAGCGCTCCACCGTGGCGCAGATCGTCCGCCAGCTGGAAGAAAACGGCGCGATGGAATATTCCATCGTAGTCGCCGCCACCGCGTCGGAGCCCGCGCCGCTGCAGTACCTGGCACCCTACACCGGCGCTGCCATGGGCGAATTCTTCCGCGACAACGGCATGCATGCCGTGATCGTGTATGACGACCTTTCGAAGCAGGCGGTCGCCTATCGCCAGATGTCGCTGCTGCTGCGCCGCCCGCCGGGCCGTGAAGCCTATCCGGGCGACGTGTTCTACCTGCACAGCCGCCTGCTGGAGCGCGCGGCGAAGATGAGCGACGAAATGGGCGCCGGTTCGCTGACCGCCCTGCCGATCATCGAAACGCAGGCTGGCGACGTGTCGGCCTACATCCCGACCAACGTGATCTCGATCACCGACGGGCAGATCTTCCTCGAAACGAACCTGTTCTACCAGGGCATCCGTCCGGCCATCAACGTGGGCCTTTCGGTGAGCCGCGTGGGCGGTTCGGCACAGACCAAGGCGATGAAGAAGGTCGCCGGCTCGATCAAGCTGGAGCTGGCGCAGTATCGCGAAATGGCCGCCTTCGCGCAGTTCGGCTCGGACCTCGATGCCGCCACGCAGAAGCTGCTCAATCGCGGTGCACGCCTGACCGAGCTGCTCAAGCAGAAGCAGTTCAGCCCGATGCCCTTCGAAGAGCAGGTTCTGTCGATCTACGCCGGCACCAATGGCTATCTCGACTCCGTCCCGGTGAACCAGGTGACGGATTACGAGCAGGCGATGCTGAGCTTCATGCGCAGCGAGCATGCCGACATCCTCGGCGAAATCCGCAGCACGCAGAAGTTCGAAGGCGAAGTGGCCGAGAAGACCAAGGCGGCGCTCGACACCTTCGCCAAGCAGTTCGCCTGA
- a CDS encoding DMT family transporter, with product MQAAPGHRPLLALLIRLGAIAALATMSALIKLASERGIHLAEIIFWRQFTTIPILLCWVLATTGLATLGTRRPRTHAIRALYGLVGMMLNFGAVILLPLAEATTINFSVPIFAVILSVLLLKEPVGIWRWSAVALGFTGILLITQPGSGHVQLLGAAVALGGAFMVALISIQISDLSRTEKPITIVFWFAAISTPIAALALPFYAAPHGWQDWALLGAIGVAGSVGQLLLTAALRFGTVASVIVMDYSALFWATLYGWLLFDRLPPASTWLGAPLIVAAGITIAWREHRLTRPTARDLARVEGT from the coding sequence ATGCAAGCCGCCCCCGGCCATCGCCCGCTGCTCGCCCTGCTGATCCGGCTGGGCGCGATCGCTGCCCTGGCGACCATGTCCGCGCTCATCAAGCTGGCTTCGGAGCGCGGCATCCATCTGGCGGAGATCATCTTCTGGCGCCAGTTTACCACCATCCCGATCCTGCTCTGCTGGGTGCTGGCCACCACCGGGCTTGCGACGCTGGGGACGCGCCGGCCGCGAACCCATGCAATTCGTGCGCTCTATGGGCTGGTGGGCATGATGCTCAATTTCGGGGCGGTGATCCTGCTGCCGCTGGCAGAGGCAACCACCATCAATTTCTCCGTGCCGATCTTCGCCGTGATCCTCTCCGTGCTGCTGCTGAAAGAGCCCGTGGGCATTTGGCGCTGGTCCGCCGTGGCGCTGGGCTTCACGGGGATCCTGCTGATTACCCAGCCGGGCAGCGGCCATGTCCAGCTGCTCGGCGCGGCAGTGGCGCTCGGCGGCGCCTTCATGGTGGCGCTGATCTCAATCCAGATCTCGGATCTCAGCCGCACGGAAAAGCCCATCACCATCGTGTTCTGGTTCGCGGCGATCAGCACGCCCATCGCTGCCCTGGCCCTGCCCTTCTATGCGGCGCCGCATGGCTGGCAGGACTGGGCGCTGCTGGGGGCGATCGGCGTGGCGGGGTCCGTCGGTCAGTTGCTGCTCACCGCGGCGCTCCGGTTCGGCACTGTCGCCAGCGTGATCGTGATGGATTACTCGGCGCTGTTCTGGGCAACGCTCTATGGCTGGCTGCTGTTCGATCGCCTGCCGCCCGCCAGCACCTGGCTGGGCGCTCCGCTGATCGTGGCGGCGGGGATCACGATCGCCTGGCGAGAACATCGTCTCACTCGCCCCACCGCGCGCGATCTCGCGCGGGTGGAGGGAACCTAG
- a CDS encoding DUF938 domain-containing protein, translating to MKRSAPAALRNREPIADILAEELPAEGLVLEIASGTGEHAVHFAGRFRALRWQPTDLDAAARQSIAAWREERGLPNLLPPLALDAAAPEWPVEHADALVCINMVHISPPESAEGLMRGAARLLPPGAPLILYGPYLEPGVETAPSNLEFDRSLKARDPRWGLRSTEWMDNLAAEAGMARSRRAALPANNIMLIYRRR from the coding sequence ATGAAGCGATCCGCACCCGCCGCCTTGCGCAATCGCGAGCCGATTGCAGACATCCTCGCCGAGGAGTTGCCGGCCGAGGGGCTGGTGCTGGAAATCGCCAGCGGCACGGGCGAGCACGCCGTGCATTTTGCCGGCCGCTTTCGGGCGCTGCGCTGGCAACCGACCGACCTGGACGCGGCCGCCCGGCAGTCCATTGCGGCGTGGCGGGAGGAACGGGGTCTCCCCAATCTCCTGCCGCCGCTCGCGCTTGATGCTGCGGCGCCCGAGTGGCCGGTCGAGCATGCGGATGCGCTGGTTTGCATCAACATGGTGCATATCAGCCCGCCGGAATCCGCCGAGGGGTTGATGCGCGGTGCCGCGCGCCTGCTCCCGCCCGGTGCGCCGCTGATCCTTTATGGGCCCTATCTTGAACCGGGGGTCGAAACGGCGCCATCCAACCTGGAATTCGATCGCAGCCTTAAGGCGCGCGATCCCCGCTGGGGCCTGCGAAGCACCGAGTGGATGGACAATCTTGCGGCAGAGGCCGGGATGGCGCGCAGCCGACGTGCCGCCTTGCCGGCCAACAACATCATGCTGATCTATCGCCGGCGCTGA
- a CDS encoding DMT family transporter gives MQQSDRAGLLYALAGFSTLSIGDAIVKSMAGLWPPTAMGATRYVLAAIGLCGMLAAREGVGALFRMPKARIQWVRGLSVCFATFGMFTAVWLMPLAEATTITFTQPMITALLAVLILGERLRPVAVLCTLAAFVGVVIVLRPNFAVVGWAVLFPLLAASSMAMLMIANRAAAHSASVLAMQAYIAMTASVFLVIATVLGHLSGLPQLQMHWPDWTVLARCAFIAVSASVAHWLIYMGTAKAGAATVAPMTYGQLLVASVIGWFFFNEAPDAISLLGAAIIIGAGLVLWAQGKVRQPPEGV, from the coding sequence ATGCAGCAATCGGACCGCGCGGGGCTGCTCTATGCCCTTGCCGGGTTCAGCACCCTCTCGATCGGTGATGCGATCGTGAAGAGCATGGCCGGGCTGTGGCCGCCCACCGCGATGGGCGCGACACGCTATGTGCTGGCGGCCATCGGCCTTTGCGGCATGCTGGCCGCGAGGGAAGGGGTGGGTGCGCTGTTCCGCATGCCCAAGGCGCGGATCCAGTGGGTACGCGGCTTGTCTGTCTGCTTCGCCACCTTCGGCATGTTCACCGCCGTGTGGCTGATGCCGCTGGCGGAGGCGACGACCATCACCTTCACCCAGCCAATGATCACCGCGCTGCTCGCCGTGCTGATCCTGGGAGAACGGCTGCGCCCGGTGGCAGTGCTGTGCACGCTGGCCGCCTTTGTCGGCGTGGTGATCGTGCTGCGGCCCAATTTCGCCGTGGTGGGCTGGGCGGTTTTGTTTCCGCTCCTCGCCGCCAGCTCGATGGCTATGCTGATGATCGCCAATCGCGCGGCTGCACATTCGGCCAGCGTGCTGGCCATGCAGGCCTATATCGCGATGACGGCCTCTGTATTCCTGGTGATCGCCACCGTGCTGGGGCATCTCAGTGGCCTTCCGCAATTGCAGATGCACTGGCCGGACTGGACGGTGCTGGCACGCTGCGCCTTTATTGCCGTCAGTGCCAGCGTGGCGCACTGGCTGATCTACATGGGGACCGCCAAGGCCGGCGCCGCCACGGTGGCGCCGATGACCTACGGCCAGTTGCTGGTCGCCTCCGTAATTGGCTGGTTCTTCTTCAACGAGGCGCCCGACGCAATCTCCTTGCTCGGCGCGGCGATCATTATCGGCGCGGGGCTGGTCCTCTGGGCTCAGGGCAAGGTGCGCCAGCCGCCTGAGGGGGTGTGA
- the atpD gene encoding F0F1 ATP synthase subunit beta, which produces MATAPVLNQTTNGTISQVIGAVVDVTFEGELPPILTALETKNGENTLILEVAQHLGENTVRTIAMDGTDGLTRGQPVTNTGAQISVPVGPKTLGRIMNVVGAPIDERGPVGAEQTAPIHAKAPEFIEQSTEAAILVTGIKVIDLLAPYAKGGKIGLFGGAGVGKTVLIQELINNIAKGHGGVSVFAGVGERTREGNDLYHEFLDAGVIAKDAEGNATSEGSKVALVFGQMNEPPGARARVALSGLTMAEYFRDQEGQDVLFFVDNIFRFTQAGSEVSALLGRIPSAVGYQPTLSTDMGALQERITSTTKGSITSVQAIYVPADDLTDPAPATSFAHLDATTTLSRAISELGIYPAVDPLDSTSRVLTPAVVGQEHYEVARKVQETLQKYKSLQDIIAILGMDELSEEDKLTVARARKIQRFLSQPFHVAEVFTNIPGKFVQIEDTVKSFKAVVEGEYDHLPESAFYMVGGIDEAVEKAKKMADEA; this is translated from the coding sequence ATGGCCACCGCACCCGTGCTCAACCAGACCACCAATGGCACCATCAGCCAGGTCATCGGCGCTGTCGTCGACGTGACCTTCGAAGGCGAGCTGCCGCCCATCCTCACCGCGCTGGAAACGAAGAACGGCGAAAACACGCTGATCCTCGAAGTCGCCCAGCATCTCGGTGAAAACACCGTGCGCACCATCGCCATGGACGGCACCGACGGCCTCACCCGCGGCCAGCCGGTGACGAACACCGGCGCGCAGATTTCCGTGCCCGTCGGCCCGAAGACGCTCGGCCGCATCATGAACGTGGTCGGCGCGCCGATCGACGAGCGCGGTCCCGTGGGTGCGGAGCAGACCGCGCCGATCCACGCCAAGGCTCCGGAGTTCATCGAACAGTCCACCGAAGCAGCGATCCTCGTCACCGGCATCAAGGTGATCGACCTGCTCGCCCCCTATGCCAAGGGCGGCAAGATCGGCCTGTTCGGCGGTGCCGGCGTGGGCAAGACCGTGCTGATCCAGGAACTGATCAACAACATCGCCAAGGGCCACGGCGGCGTGTCCGTCTTCGCCGGCGTGGGTGAGCGCACCCGCGAGGGCAACGACCTCTATCACGAATTCCTCGACGCCGGTGTTATTGCCAAGGACGCGGAAGGCAATGCGACCTCCGAAGGGTCCAAGGTGGCGCTGGTGTTCGGCCAGATGAACGAGCCGCCGGGGGCCCGCGCCCGCGTGGCCCTGTCGGGCCTGACCATGGCGGAATATTTCCGCGATCAGGAAGGCCAGGACGTGCTGTTCTTCGTGGACAACATCTTCCGCTTCACCCAGGCGGGCTCGGAAGTGTCCGCGCTGCTCGGCCGTATTCCTTCGGCCGTGGGCTATCAGCCCACCCTGTCCACGGACATGGGCGCGCTGCAGGAACGCATCACCTCCACCACCAAGGGTTCGATCACCTCGGTGCAGGCGATCTACGTTCCCGCGGACGACTTGACCGACCCGGCCCCGGCAACCTCCTTCGCCCACCTCGACGCGACCACCACGCTGAGCCGCGCGATCTCCGAGCTGGGCATCTACCCGGCCGTGGACCCGCTCGACTCCACCTCGCGCGTGCTCACGCCGGCCGTCGTCGGCCAGGAGCACTACGAAGTCGCTCGCAAGGTCCAGGAGACGCTGCAGAAGTACAAGTCGCTGCAGGACATCATCGCCATTCTGGGCATGGACGAGCTTTCCGAAGAGGATAAGCTGACCGTCGCCCGCGCGCGCAAGATCCAGCGCTTCCTCTCCCAGCCGTTCCACGTGGCCGAGGTGTTCACCAACATCCCCGGCAAGTTCGTGCAGATCGAAGACACGGTGAAGTCGTTCAAGGCCGTGGTCGAAGGCGAATACGACCACCTGCCCGAGAGCGCCTTCTACATGGTCGGCGGCATCGACGAAGCGGTCGAGAAGGCCAAGAAGATGGCTGACGAAGCCTGA